The Thermoproteales archaeon genome segment GACCGAATCCGATTCTTGTAGCTACATCTGCTTCAACGGTTGGATTGCCTCGAGAATCTATTATCTCTCTAGCGGTAACATATGTTATAATAAAATCCTCTTCTTCGAACATGTTGGTCACCAAGTCAATAACAAGCAAAGGATGAATAAAAACTTAGTGAGACAATTCTATATCACTACATAGTGAAATTAGTAAAATTTCAGATTTCCCATGCCTTCTTCATATATCCGAAGTTCCAGCGCTCATCATCTAAAAATGTCTGATGTTCATATAGAACATCGGATTTTCCTAAAGTTCTTCGGATCACAGGATATAGGGAGCTCTAGATTATTTATACTTTCCCATTTAAAAACATCAGCTTCTATACTCATGAAAACCCAGACTAAGATAATAACAGTAGCCGGCACTGTGATAATGACAGGCGTTATAATTTTAGCCTTAAACCCGTTCCAAAGCGTATTCAGCTACAAACTCCAATACTTGAGGCAGACTGCCAAAGAAATAGCAGAAGCTTTAGAGAAGGAAACACCAATAAGGCTTACCGAGCAGTTCTACACAAACGAGACTTCTATACAGCTTAAAGTTATAAAGCCTGGAGAACAGGTTTTGACCATTTAAATACCCCTGCATTTTATCCCCGGTGAAAAAATGCGAGTAACCGTTGAAAACCTCCTATGGGTTGTCGCTGCAATAATAGCAGCTGCAATAGTTATAGGAGTTTTAATTGCCTATGCCCAGAGCGGAAGCCAAAGAGCGGATTTCATGGTCTACGACATCCAAGCATATAGCGATGGAACAGTATACTTCACAGTTAAAAACATGGGCACAGTCCCCATAACGCAGGTAACAATAGATGGTACAGTTGCTTCAGCAACGGGTATAACAGCTCTTGAAGGTGGTCAGGAAGCATAGTATGTGGCTTCAGGCTTAACATTGACTGCAGGCGAATACCACGAGTTTACTATAGTAGCAACCTTCAGTAACGGGCAGGAAAAAATCCTAAGGCAGCGAGTTATAGTTAAAAGCTAAAATCTTAACCTTTTTTAGATTACCGCTTTTTTCTCATGTCACAATTCAAGCAAATATTTGGAAGCGTAATCGAGGAATATACTCTTGGCTTTTCAAAAATTAAAATAGTAGATATAGGATACGAGTACATATACACGGTAATACCTCCAGAATTTTCTGAACAAGAAAAGAGCGAAATAGAGGAAGTCATGGAAAAGCTTGCCTATGTAGTAAAGCCTGAAGAACTTTTAGATCCTGCAAGACTTGAGAAAAAGCTTAGAGAAGAAGGGGTAAGCGAGAAGGCTATCTACATTATAAACAGCAAGGTAAACGGCTACCGCTGGCTCCAGCCTTTAATGGAGGATCCCAATCTAGAAGATATACACTGCTTCAAAGCAAATACTGCGATAGGAGTTGTACATAGCAAGTATGGGCTTTTAAAGACGAATATAGTGCCTAGCTGAGGCAGTAAAGATTCTGATTCATACTCAATTGTTTAGGGCTAGGAAAAACGGGAAAAAAGTTATAGCTAGGAGAGTAGAGGCTTTATACCTTGTAGAGGGCTTAGACGATTATCATCCAGTAATTTCGCCTATATTCGAGTTTAACAGGGTTGAAGACTCGCTTAATGAAGGGAATAGTCTTGCTAAAAGCCCTGAACTATGTCGAGGATATTCAGGGAGTAGAGCTTGATCATGAACTGGCTTTGAGAGAGGAATTTTTGAAGTATATGACGTTGCTTGGCATAAAAAGGGCTGACGATTTCTGGAGTGTATATGTAAAGTTTAGGAGAAACCCTGAGCATACTCTTGAAGAGTTTAAAAAAGCCGTAGCCAAGAGGAAGGAATGGGAGATGCCTACAAAATACCAGATAGTAGCCTCGCTGGAGGAGATAAAATTCTGTCCAAGATGTGGGGCAGAGCTTGAACTCGGCAGCCCGACATGTCTCAAGTACGGCTTCAAGCTTGTTATAAAGAGGGAGGTGGAATAATGCACTTCATTATATGCGAA includes the following:
- a CDS encoding zinc ribbon domain-containing protein, with amino-acid sequence MLKALNYVEDIQGVELDHELALREEFLKYMTLLGIKRADDFWSVYVKFRRNPEHTLEEFKKAVAKRKEWEMPTKYQIVASLEEIKFCPRCGAELELGSPTCLKYGFKLVIKREVE